One Paenibacillus sp. FSL W8-0186 genomic window carries:
- a CDS encoding ABC transporter ATP-binding protein: MATILSFIKKYRIAAMSAICMMLIELFVELIQPLLISRIIDDGISKQDLSVVWLWGGVLVVSALLAFAAGLASSFFASHASQGFGYDLRDKLYDKVQSFSYAVFSRFPTSSLITRLTGDITQLQEMVFMSLRFATRVPLVVTGSVIMALIVNVKLGLLLTVTAPVLAVFIMWMMKKTSLLFRAVQQRMDTVNGVIQENLTGMRLIRVFVRVGHEMKRFEQRSRELMQGTVSALRLTETTMPLMLLMMNGGIIAILWFGRLDIASGQATTGEVVAVLNYSLRTIGALSALSWIISSYSRAAASGQRVVEVLRTEEEEGSAEAGAMVTDKAGHAREASEGRQAHGGQKPSQQAGAADKTLLPIQGEVQFDEVSFSYPASDIRVLQEISFEAKPRQRIAIMGATGSGKTSLVQLVPRLHEATGGTIRIDGRDIRQMEPEQLRGAIGYVPQEVMLFSGSVRDNIAWGREDASMEQIVNAAKQAQIHETIKRLPHGYDTMLGQRGVNLSGGQKQRLSIARALVRRPAILILDDSTSALDVRTEAALLEELTRLSCTTFLITQKISSTTSADLILLLDEGRLIAKGSHEELMAESPLYRRIYESQYGEASQHAQNLR; this comes from the coding sequence ATGGCTACAATATTATCTTTTATCAAAAAATACCGCATTGCCGCCATGTCGGCAATTTGCATGATGTTGATCGAGCTGTTTGTGGAGCTGATCCAGCCGCTGCTCATCTCCCGCATTATCGATGACGGGATCAGCAAGCAGGATCTGTCCGTCGTCTGGCTGTGGGGAGGCGTGCTCGTCGTGAGCGCGCTCCTTGCTTTTGCGGCGGGGTTGGCCAGCTCTTTCTTTGCGTCCCATGCCAGCCAGGGGTTTGGATATGATTTGCGCGACAAGCTGTATGACAAAGTTCAGTCCTTCTCGTATGCGGTGTTCAGCAGATTCCCGACGTCATCGCTCATTACGCGTCTGACCGGGGATATTACACAGCTGCAGGAAATGGTGTTCATGAGCCTGCGCTTTGCGACGCGTGTCCCGCTGGTCGTGACGGGGAGCGTCATTATGGCTCTGATCGTAAATGTGAAGCTGGGCCTGCTGCTGACGGTAACGGCGCCGGTGCTGGCGGTCTTCATTATGTGGATGATGAAAAAAACATCCCTACTCTTTCGCGCCGTGCAGCAGCGGATGGATACGGTGAACGGGGTTATTCAGGAGAATCTGACCGGCATGCGGCTGATCCGCGTGTTCGTTCGCGTCGGTCATGAAATGAAGCGGTTCGAGCAGCGGAGCCGTGAGCTGATGCAGGGCACCGTCTCTGCCCTGCGGCTGACGGAGACGACGATGCCGCTCATGCTGCTGATGATGAACGGCGGCATTATCGCGATCCTGTGGTTCGGCCGCTTGGATATCGCGTCGGGACAGGCCACGACAGGCGAGGTGGTGGCGGTGCTGAACTACTCGCTGCGCACGATTGGGGCGTTGTCCGCGCTATCCTGGATCATCAGCTCGTATTCGCGGGCGGCTGCTTCCGGCCAGCGGGTCGTGGAGGTGCTCCGTACGGAGGAGGAAGAAGGATCGGCGGAAGCAGGAGCTATGGTGACGGACAAGGCTGGACATGCCCGTGAAGCCAGTGAAGGACGTCAAGCTCATGGGGGACAGAAACCCTCCCAGCAGGCTGGTGCTGCCGATAAGACTCTCCTTCCGATCCAGGGCGAGGTGCAGTTTGACGAGGTGAGCTTCAGCTACCCGGCCAGCGATATTCGGGTGCTGCAGGAGATCTCTTTTGAGGCCAAACCTCGGCAGAGGATCGCGATCATGGGGGCTACCGGGTCGGGCAAGACCTCGCTCGTTCAACTGGTTCCCCGCCTGCATGAGGCGACGGGCGGAACGATCCGCATCGACGGCCGCGACATCCGCCAGATGGAGCCGGAGCAGCTGCGCGGGGCAATCGGCTATGTTCCGCAGGAGGTCATGCTGTTCTCGGGTTCGGTGCGGGACAATATCGCCTGGGGCCGCGAGGATGCGAGCATGGAGCAAATCGTAAATGCGGCCAAGCAGGCGCAGATTCACGAGACGATCAAGCGGCTGCCCCATGGATACGACACGATGCTCGGGCAGCGCGGCGTGAATTTGTCCGGCGGGCAGAAGCAGCGGCTGTCGATCGCCCGGGCGCTGGTGCGCCGGCCGGCGATCCTTATTCTGGACGACAGCACGAGCGCGCTGGACGTGAGGACAGAGGCGGCTTTACTGGAGGAGCTGACGCGGTTATCCTGCACTACTTTTCTTATTACGCAAAAAATCAGCTCCACCACGTCGGCCGACCTCATTCTGCTGCTCGATGAGGGGCGTCTTATCGCCAAGGGCAGCCATGAGGAATTAATGGCGGAATCTCCGCTGTATCGGCGGATTTACGAATCTCAGTACGGGGAGGCGTCGCAGCATGCTCAAAACCTTCGTTGA